The Sediminicola sp. YIK13 genomic sequence TTTCATAGAAGGCGATTGCTTTTGTGTTGTGTTCCCAAACCCCTAACCAAACAAAGGTCTTATTCTTAGCCTTTGCCAAAGCTTTCACCTGTTCCAGCATCCATCTACCTATCTGTTTTCCTTGAAACTCACTCAATACATAAATGCGTTCCAACTCCAACGAATTCAACTCTTTTATATCGGTTTGAGCTTCTAGTTGATTCAATTTAAAATACCCAACCACCTCTTTATTTAAATACACGAAATAAAAATCGGAATCCGCATTCAAAACCTCATCGGCAATTCGATCGGGGTTAAAGGCAAAATCGAGGTAGTTTTCAAAGTCCTCTGGATTATTATCCTTTTCAAACGCATCAATAAAGGTCTTTCTCGATAGATTGACAAGAAAGTCCAACTGATCCATATCACATTTTTGAAGCCGTAATTCCATTGGGTAAAATGCATTGCTTAAAAGGGGATTGAAGATAACGAAAATAAGGCATAAAAAAAGAGCAATGTCAGGGACATTGCTCTTTGATCTTTTTCTAAAAAGAAGTTTACAACATGAAAAGTTTTTTTACCAAGGCTAGTACACCTCTATAAAAACCACTACGATCAATGTAAATTACTTCTTCTTCAGGCAAATGGTTAATTTGTAAGTCCATAAGATAAATTTAGGCAAAAATTAAATTTGGGGTTTAATTTTTAGGTTCGCCCTAAATATATTTCGATTTATGGAATTATCAAAATTATTGTTGTGAACATCATCCTAAATGTGGCAAAAAAAATAAAAAAATAGGTCTGTCCGATGAACTACCTACATGAATTGGTTTAAAGCACCATTTCCGGAATATCTCCTTCGATGATCAAGGTGCCTTCGGTTGCCTTTTTAACATCTTCCACACTAATACCCGGTGCCGTTTCCAATAATTTAAATCCTTTTGGTGTCACTTCCATTACCGCCAAATTGGTCACTATTTTTTTTACACAGCCCACACCAGTTAATGGAAGGGAACATTTTCTTAGCAATTTGGATTTCCCGGCCTTATTGGTATGCATCATGGCAACAATAATATTTTCCGCTGAAGCTACCAGATCCATGGCTCCTCCCATACCCTTTACCATTTTTCCGGGTATTTTCCAATTGGCGATATCCCCATTCTCAGAAA encodes the following:
- a CDS encoding GNAT family N-acetyltransferase; its protein translation is MDQLDFLVNLSRKTFIDAFEKDNNPEDFENYLDFAFNPDRIADEVLNADSDFYFVYLNKEVVGYFKLNQLEAQTDIKELNSLELERIYVLSEFQGKQIGRWMLEQVKALAKAKNKTFVWLGVWEHNTKAIAFYEIYGFRKFGTHPYYIGKDKQTDWLMRCDIDQ
- a CDS encoding CoA transferase subunit B; the protein is MLDKNGIAKRIAKEVKDGYYVNLGIGIPTLVANFVREDISVEFQSENGVLGMGPFPFEGEEDADIINAGKQTITTLPGASFFDSATSFGMIRGQHVDLTILGAMEVSENGDIANWKIPGKMVKGMGGAMDLVASAENIIVAMMHTNKAGKSKLLRKCSLPLTGVGCVKKIVTNLAVMEVTPKGFKLLETAPGISVEDVKKATEGTLIIEGDIPEMVL